A genome region from Crossiella equi includes the following:
- a CDS encoding MFS transporter, whose protein sequence is MPTASRYRWVVLAVGALAQGVNAASFLGLPAITPQLRAHFGLDLAQVGLLVGAVNLGNVLALVAWGLLADRYGERLVMAAGLFGTAGCLVLAGAVDSPLAAGLALLASGVFGASTNAASGRAVMTWFASGQRGLAMGVRQTATPLGAALAAVLLPAVAAWWQAPAAFLALAALNLLVGVAVAVWVREPPGLDRVVVPVRGGLGLLRDPRMLRLSLVSGLLVVPQFVGAAMLVELLHRYGLALGAAGGLLAVAQVLGGAGRLANGVWSDRVGSRLGPLRTVSLGVFGLYALAALLDPLHGVLPVWLPVMVLLPAVALAISWNGLAITAAGELAPPGRTGVAMAVQNTANYVSASLTPALAGWTASGVGWPAALGLAAAGGLLAWVLLRGLR, encoded by the coding sequence GTGCCGACCGCCTCCCGCTACCGCTGGGTGGTGCTGGCCGTCGGTGCGCTGGCCCAGGGGGTCAACGCGGCCTCGTTCCTCGGGCTGCCCGCGATCACGCCCCAGCTGCGCGCGCACTTCGGCCTGGACCTCGCGCAGGTGGGCCTGCTGGTCGGCGCGGTGAACCTGGGCAACGTGCTCGCGCTGGTGGCCTGGGGCCTGCTGGCCGACCGCTACGGCGAGCGCCTGGTGATGGCGGCCGGGCTGTTCGGCACCGCGGGCTGCCTGGTCCTGGCCGGGGCCGTGGACTCGCCGCTGGCCGCCGGGCTGGCGCTGCTCGCCTCCGGGGTGTTCGGGGCCAGTACGAACGCGGCCAGCGGGCGGGCGGTGATGACCTGGTTCGCCAGCGGGCAGCGCGGGCTGGCCATGGGCGTGCGGCAGACCGCGACCCCGCTCGGTGCGGCCCTGGCCGCGGTGCTGCTGCCCGCGGTGGCCGCGTGGTGGCAGGCGCCCGCCGCGTTCCTGGCGCTGGCCGCGCTGAACCTGCTGGTCGGCGTCGCGGTGGCGGTGTGGGTGCGCGAACCGCCCGGCCTGGATCGGGTGGTGGTGCCGGTGCGCGGTGGCCTCGGGCTGCTGCGCGATCCCCGGATGCTGCGGTTGAGCCTGGTCAGCGGGCTGCTGGTGGTGCCGCAGTTCGTGGGCGCGGCGATGCTGGTGGAGCTGCTGCACCGGTACGGGCTGGCCCTCGGCGCGGCGGGCGGGCTGCTCGCGGTGGCGCAGGTGCTGGGCGGGGCCGGGCGGCTGGCCAACGGCGTGTGGTCGGACCGGGTGGGCTCGCGGCTCGGGCCGCTGCGGACCGTCTCGCTCGGCGTGTTCGGCCTGTACGCGCTGGCCGCGCTGCTGGACCCGCTGCACGGCGTGCTGCCGGTGTGGCTGCCGGTCATGGTGCTGCTGCCCGCGGTCGCGCTGGCCATCAGCTGGAACGGCCTGGCCATCACCGCGGCCGGGGAGCTCGCGCCGCCCGGCCGCACCGGGGTGGCCATGGCCGTGCAGAACACCGCGAACTACGTCAGCGCCTCGCTCACCCCGGCCCTGGCGGGCTGGACCGCGAGCGGGGTCGGCTGGCCCGCCGCACTCGGCCTGGCGGCGGCGGGCGGCCTGCTCGCCTGGGTGCTGCTGCGCGGGCTGCGCTAG
- a CDS encoding aminodeoxychorismate lyase translates to MRVLALLDGTILDPDTPMLRADDLGMLRGDGVFETVLVVNGVPRELGPHLDRLARSAHMLELPEPSTEQWEHATKAVIDAWDWAAKPEMALKLVYSRGPEFGEGTTSYAMGLEIGQKVVQRRTDGVAALTLARGFDPAEAERSPWLLLGSKSLSYAVNMAAIRYAEANGADEVVFTASDGSVLEGPTANVVVANGRTLRTTPPVIGILPGTTQAALFRAAEKAGWQTVIEPIQAEELLTADGVWFLSSVRRVTQVRSIDGKAIAASPELHAELTDLYESNYR, encoded by the coding sequence ATGCGCGTCCTGGCCTTGTTGGATGGAACGATCCTCGACCCCGACACCCCGATGCTCCGCGCGGATGACCTCGGCATGCTCCGGGGCGACGGCGTGTTCGAGACCGTGCTGGTGGTGAACGGCGTCCCGCGTGAGCTCGGCCCGCACCTGGACCGCCTGGCCCGGTCCGCGCACATGCTGGAACTGCCCGAGCCCTCCACCGAGCAGTGGGAGCACGCCACCAAGGCCGTCATCGACGCCTGGGACTGGGCGGCCAAGCCGGAGATGGCGCTCAAGCTCGTCTACAGCCGGGGCCCGGAGTTCGGCGAGGGCACCACCTCCTACGCCATGGGCCTGGAGATCGGCCAGAAGGTCGTCCAGCGCCGCACCGACGGCGTCGCCGCCCTCACCCTGGCCCGGGGTTTCGACCCGGCCGAGGCCGAGCGCTCGCCGTGGCTGCTGCTCGGCTCGAAGTCGCTGTCCTACGCGGTGAACATGGCCGCGATCCGGTACGCCGAGGCCAACGGCGCGGACGAGGTGGTCTTCACCGCCAGTGACGGCAGCGTGCTGGAGGGCCCGACGGCCAACGTCGTGGTGGCCAACGGCCGCACCCTGCGCACCACCCCGCCGGTGATCGGCATCCTGCCCGGCACCACGCAGGCCGCCCTGTTCCGCGCGGCGGAGAAGGCGGGCTGGCAGACGGTGATCGAGCCGATCCAGGCCGAGGAGCTGCTCACCGCGGACGGCGTCTGGTTCCTCTCCAGCGTCCGCCGGGTCACCCAGGTGCGCTCGATCGACGGCAAGGCCATCGCGGCCAGCCCGGAGCTGCACGCGGAGCTGACCGACCTGTACGAGTCGAACTACCGCTGA
- the iolD gene encoding 3D-(3,5/4)-trihydroxycyclohexane-1,2-dione acylhydrolase (decyclizing): MKLTTAQALVRWLIAQRTELLSGEQAPLFPGVFAIFGHGNVLGLGNALEEVREQLPVWRGQNEQGMALAAVGYAKAVHRRQVMVATSSVGPGALNMVTAAGVAHANRLPVLLLPGDTFTGRAPDPVLQQVEHFHDPGATVNDAFRAVSRYFDRITRPEQLLNTLPQVARVLTDPADCGPVTLALPQDVQAESYDFPDSLFEPVLHPVRRPRPDTRELAAAAETLRAARRPLIVVGGGVRYSGAGSKVLNFAQQHGIPVTETTAGRTLLPHEHRLHAGPLGITGSASANTLAAEADVVLAVGTRLQDFTTASWTVFAPDVRIVNLNAARFDAVKHGSQELVADAREGIQELGQALGTWTAPASWTARAEQERAGWDAHIESLRTAPADLPTYAQVVGVVNDLSGKDDYVMTASGGLPGELIGGWRAKGAQTMDVEYGFSCMGYELAGAWGAAMARATTHPDGVVTTLLGDGSYLMLNAELFSAAFAGHGLVAVVCDNDGYAVINRLQQGQGGAGFNNMYEHCRSEVGGKPRVDFAAHAASMGCAVYPADSLTTLADAYRQARDTARTDRRPAVVVIRTHPASWTEAGAWWEVGVPETSHRAEIATARSEVEEGKAKQLRYLG, encoded by the coding sequence GGTCCGCGAGCAGCTGCCGGTGTGGCGCGGCCAGAACGAGCAGGGCATGGCGCTGGCCGCGGTCGGCTACGCGAAGGCCGTGCACCGCCGCCAGGTCATGGTGGCCACCAGCTCGGTTGGTCCGGGCGCGCTGAACATGGTCACCGCGGCGGGCGTCGCGCACGCCAACCGGCTGCCGGTGCTGCTGCTGCCCGGTGACACGTTCACCGGCCGCGCCCCGGACCCGGTGCTCCAGCAGGTCGAGCACTTCCACGACCCGGGCGCCACGGTCAACGACGCCTTCCGCGCGGTCAGCCGGTACTTCGACCGCATCACCCGGCCGGAACAGCTGCTGAACACGTTGCCGCAGGTGGCGCGCGTGCTGACCGACCCGGCCGACTGCGGCCCGGTCACGCTGGCCCTGCCGCAGGACGTGCAGGCCGAGTCCTACGACTTCCCGGACTCGCTGTTCGAGCCGGTGTTGCACCCGGTCCGCCGCCCGCGCCCGGACACCCGCGAGCTGGCCGCCGCGGCGGAGACCCTGCGCGCGGCCCGGCGGCCGCTGATCGTGGTCGGCGGCGGCGTGCGGTACTCCGGAGCGGGCAGCAAGGTGCTGAACTTCGCCCAACAGCACGGCATCCCGGTCACCGAGACCACGGCGGGCCGCACGCTGCTCCCGCACGAGCACCGCCTGCACGCGGGCCCGCTGGGCATCACCGGCTCGGCCTCGGCCAACACCCTGGCCGCCGAGGCGGACGTGGTCCTGGCCGTGGGCACCCGCCTCCAGGACTTCACTACCGCCAGCTGGACGGTCTTCGCCCCGGACGTCCGCATCGTGAACCTGAACGCGGCCCGCTTCGACGCGGTCAAGCACGGCAGCCAGGAGCTGGTCGCCGACGCGAGGGAGGGCATCCAGGAGCTGGGTCAGGCCCTGGGCACCTGGACCGCGCCGGCGTCCTGGACCGCCCGCGCGGAGCAGGAGCGGGCGGGCTGGGACGCCCACATCGAGTCCCTGCGCACGGCCCCGGCCGACCTGCCCACCTACGCCCAGGTGGTCGGTGTGGTCAACGACCTGTCCGGCAAGGACGACTACGTGATGACCGCCTCCGGCGGCCTGCCGGGCGAGCTGATCGGCGGCTGGCGGGCCAAGGGCGCCCAGACCATGGACGTCGAGTACGGCTTCAGCTGCATGGGCTACGAGCTCGCGGGCGCCTGGGGTGCGGCCATGGCCCGTGCCACCACCCACCCGGACGGCGTGGTCACCACCCTGCTGGGCGACGGCAGCTACCTGATGCTCAACGCCGAGCTGTTCTCCGCCGCCTTCGCGGGCCACGGCCTGGTCGCGGTGGTCTGCGACAACGACGGCTACGCCGTGATCAACCGCCTCCAGCAGGGCCAGGGCGGCGCGGGCTTCAACAACATGTACGAGCACTGCCGCTCCGAGGTCGGCGGCAAGCCCCGCGTCGACTTCGCCGCGCACGCCGCCTCGATGGGCTGCGCGGTCTACCCGGCCGACTCCCTGACCACCCTCGCGGACGCCTACCGCCAGGCCAGGGATACCGCCCGCACCGACCGCCGCCCGGCCGTCGTGGTCATCCGCACCCACCCGGCCAGCTGGACCGAGGCAGGCGCCTGGTGGGAGGTCGGCGTGCCGGAGACCTCGCACCGCGCGGAGATCGCGACCGCCCGGAGCGAGGTCGAGGAGGGCAAGGCGAAGCAGCTGCGCTACCTGGGCTGA
- the ygfZ gene encoding CAF17-like 4Fe-4S cluster assembly/insertion protein YgfZ, translating into MSSPLLGRPGAIPAPEASPDLGVPWHFGDPPAEARTAARRAAVVDRSHRVVIAVPGADRLEWLHNLTSQHFLGLAEGTGTEMLILDAQGRVEHHAVAAHLGEVVYLDTERETAPELLSYLTKMVFWSKVEPRDATAELALLTVLGPEAAAVLGKVGVTVPEVADGLAALPGGGFARRMPWGTLPVFDLLVPRADLVDWFQRIADAGARPAGTLAYESLRVEALRPRLGQDTDNRTIPQEVNWIGVAVHLDKGCYRGQETVARVHNLGRPPRRMVLLHLDGSADAVPETGDPVELDGRAVGRLGSVVQHHELGPIALALLKQSVPVDATLLAGAEDRVVAATVDPDSVPPATGEPPGRAALRRLRG; encoded by the coding sequence GTGAGTTCACCGCTGCTGGGCAGGCCGGGCGCGATCCCCGCGCCGGAGGCGTCGCCAGACCTCGGCGTGCCCTGGCACTTCGGTGACCCACCGGCCGAGGCCCGCACCGCCGCCCGCCGCGCCGCCGTGGTCGACCGCTCGCACCGCGTGGTCATCGCGGTGCCCGGCGCGGACCGCCTGGAGTGGCTGCACAACCTCACCTCCCAGCACTTCCTGGGGCTGGCCGAGGGCACCGGCACCGAGATGCTCATCCTGGACGCGCAGGGCCGGGTGGAGCACCACGCGGTGGCCGCCCACCTGGGTGAGGTCGTCTACCTGGACACCGAGCGCGAGACCGCGCCCGAGCTGCTGTCCTACCTGACCAAAATGGTGTTCTGGAGCAAGGTCGAGCCGAGGGACGCCACCGCCGAGCTCGCCCTGCTCACCGTGCTCGGCCCGGAGGCCGCGGCCGTGCTGGGCAAGGTCGGCGTGACCGTGCCCGAGGTCGCGGACGGCCTGGCCGCGCTGCCCGGTGGCGGCTTCGCCCGGCGGATGCCGTGGGGCACGCTGCCGGTGTTCGACCTGCTGGTGCCGCGCGCCGACCTGGTCGACTGGTTCCAGCGCATCGCGGACGCGGGCGCCCGCCCGGCGGGCACGCTGGCCTACGAGTCGCTGCGGGTGGAGGCCCTGCGCCCGCGCCTGGGCCAGGACACCGACAACCGCACCATCCCCCAGGAGGTCAACTGGATCGGGGTGGCGGTGCACCTGGACAAGGGCTGCTACCGGGGCCAGGAGACCGTCGCGCGCGTGCACAACCTGGGCCGACCGCCCCGCCGGATGGTGCTGCTGCACCTGGACGGCTCGGCCGACGCCGTCCCCGAGACGGGTGACCCGGTGGAGCTGGACGGCCGCGCGGTGGGCCGCCTGGGCAGCGTGGTGCAGCACCACGAGCTGGGCCCGATCGCCCTCGCGCTGCTCAAGCAGTCCGTCCCGGTGGACGCGACGCTGCTGGCCGGGGCTGAGGACCGGGTGGTCGCGGCCACCGTCGACCCCGACTCCGTGCCCCCGGCCACCGGTGAGCCGCCGGGCCGCGCCGCGCTGCGCCGTCTGAGGGGCTGA
- a CDS encoding 3-keto-5-aminohexanoate cleavage protein gives MTAASSPTTGTLITVAPTGAEHEKAEVPNLPVTLDELVRTAADCQRVGAGLIHVHIRDDDALPTLDLGRLKETVDALRTETDLVVQLSTGGAVTDPEEHRLAVLDALPDSASCTMGTVNFGDNVFMNRWEFIVELHKRMQERHIVPEYEIFDLGQLTSLQRLLDQYGLPAGGHVHVDLVMGVPGGMPGDTATLTAALRLLPEGATFSATGVGRSTLPVLLASLSTGGHLRVGMEDTLSYARGERVRDNAQLVARAAAVSRIAQRPPLTPEQARELLGVRQAG, from the coding sequence ATGACAGCGGCGTCATCACCCACCACCGGCACGCTCATCACGGTCGCCCCGACTGGTGCCGAGCACGAGAAGGCCGAGGTCCCGAACCTCCCGGTCACCCTGGACGAGCTGGTCCGCACGGCCGCGGACTGCCAGCGGGTCGGCGCGGGCCTGATCCACGTGCACATCCGGGACGACGACGCCCTGCCCACGCTCGACCTCGGCCGCCTCAAGGAGACCGTGGACGCGCTGCGCACCGAGACCGACCTGGTCGTGCAGCTGTCCACCGGCGGCGCGGTGACCGACCCGGAGGAGCACCGGCTGGCCGTGCTGGACGCCCTGCCCGACTCGGCCTCCTGCACGATGGGCACGGTCAACTTCGGCGACAACGTGTTCATGAACCGCTGGGAGTTCATCGTCGAGCTGCACAAGCGGATGCAGGAACGCCACATCGTGCCGGAGTACGAGATCTTCGACCTCGGCCAGCTCACCTCGCTCCAGCGCCTGCTCGACCAGTACGGCCTGCCCGCAGGCGGGCACGTGCACGTGGACCTGGTGATGGGGGTGCCCGGCGGCATGCCCGGCGACACCGCTACGTTGACCGCCGCGCTGCGGCTGCTGCCCGAGGGCGCTACGTTCTCCGCCACCGGGGTCGGGAGGAGCACCTTGCCGGTGCTGCTCGCCTCCTTGTCCACGGGTGGTCATCTGCGGGTCGGGATGGAGGACACGCTCTCCTACGCCAGGGGCGAGCGGGTCCGCGACAACGCCCAGCTCGTGGCTCGGGCCGCGGCCGTGTCCAGGATTGCCCAACGTCCTCCGCTGACGCCGGAGCAGGCCCGGGAGCTTCTCGGGGTGCGTCAAGCTGGGTGA
- a CDS encoding Uma2 family endonuclease has product MTAETSAVPSELDGLLTAADYRALPEFSDDRKRELQEGFLVMSPSPKARHAWAIRELLKLLDQQLPTGLTTLSDVDVDLELVGPDEPGTVRRPDVVVVPLEAYDAVEADDRLFRAAEVVLAIEVISPGSNRVDRVMKASEYADAGIGHYWVLDLGSRPGATRQLPVSLVVHHLAEEFGYVSDEVTGQFETTAPFPFTVDLSSLRR; this is encoded by the coding sequence ATGACCGCCGAGACATCCGCGGTGCCATCCGAGCTTGATGGGCTGCTGACCGCAGCCGACTACCGTGCGCTGCCGGAGTTCTCGGACGACCGGAAGCGCGAGCTACAGGAAGGCTTCCTCGTGATGTCCCCGTCTCCCAAGGCACGTCATGCTTGGGCGATCCGCGAGCTGCTGAAACTGCTGGACCAGCAACTCCCCACAGGACTGACCACACTGTCGGACGTGGACGTTGACCTGGAGTTGGTGGGGCCGGACGAGCCGGGCACCGTTCGCCGACCGGATGTGGTGGTGGTCCCGCTCGAGGCCTACGACGCGGTGGAAGCGGATGACAGGCTGTTCCGCGCCGCGGAGGTGGTACTGGCGATCGAAGTCATCTCTCCTGGATCGAACCGCGTTGACCGGGTGATGAAGGCCAGCGAGTACGCCGACGCCGGAATCGGGCACTACTGGGTTCTGGACCTGGGGTCACGCCCGGGCGCGACCAGGCAGCTGCCGGTGTCGCTGGTCGTGCACCACCTCGCCGAGGAGTTCGGCTACGTCAGCGACGAGGTCACCGGGCAGTTCGAGACGACCGCGCCGTTCCCGTTCACCGTCGACCTGTCGTCTCTGCGCCGGTAA
- a CDS encoding FABP family protein: protein MTDPNSPQPGSGDAAIQAAEQRAALTRGLNLPQFDDLPVPADTANLRLGPELNDQLLALLPLVGVWRGEGVVDYSTLDGEPQRFGQQITFAHDGRPFLHYESRSWLLNADGSVLRPAAREVGWWRIQADDTIEVLLAHQSGILEMYYGKPRNQTSWEIATDAVVRTEGAKEVTASQRLYGIVEGGDLAYVDERAMVGQDMQPHLSARLQRIVG, encoded by the coding sequence ATGACGGACCCGAACTCACCCCAGCCCGGCAGCGGTGACGCCGCCATCCAGGCCGCGGAGCAGCGCGCCGCGCTGACCCGTGGTCTCAACCTGCCGCAGTTTGACGACCTGCCGGTGCCCGCCGACACGGCGAACCTGCGGCTCGGTCCGGAGCTGAACGACCAGCTGCTCGCGCTGCTGCCCCTGGTGGGCGTGTGGCGCGGCGAGGGCGTCGTGGACTACAGCACCCTGGACGGCGAACCGCAGCGCTTCGGCCAGCAGATCACCTTCGCGCACGACGGCCGCCCGTTCCTGCACTACGAGTCCCGCTCGTGGCTGCTGAACGCCGACGGCTCCGTCCTGCGCCCGGCCGCCCGCGAGGTCGGCTGGTGGCGGATCCAGGCCGACGACACCATCGAGGTCCTGCTCGCCCACCAGAGCGGCATCCTCGAGATGTACTACGGCAAGCCGCGCAACCAGACCTCCTGGGAGATCGCCACGGACGCCGTCGTGCGGACCGAGGGTGCCAAGGAGGTCACCGCGAGCCAGCGGCTGTACGGCATCGTCGAGGGCGGCGACCTGGCCTACGTGGACGAGCGCGCCATGGTCGGCCAGGACATGCAGCCGCACCTGTCGGCCCGGCTCCAGCGCATCGTCGGCTGA
- the pxpB gene encoding 5-oxoprolinase subunit PxpB, producing MRLLRAGARAVLVELDSAATVQAVHAALSAADLPDLVELVPAARTVLVEVRPGASLDPVRAVLASVHQATPPRVGRDVVLPVAYDGPDLDLVARTAGLSTAEVVELHTGAEYTVAFCGFAPGFGYLTGLPEALRQPRLESPREAVPAGSVGIAGEYTGAYPRSSPGGWRLIGRTAVTLFDVDRDPPALLAPGDRVRFERQR from the coding sequence ATGCGCCTGCTGCGTGCGGGTGCCCGCGCGGTGCTCGTCGAGCTCGACTCGGCGGCCACCGTGCAGGCCGTGCACGCCGCGCTGAGCGCCGCCGACCTGCCTGACCTGGTCGAGCTGGTGCCCGCCGCGCGCACGGTGCTGGTCGAGGTGCGGCCGGGGGCCTCGCTGGACCCGGTGCGCGCCGTGCTGGCCTCCGTGCACCAGGCCACGCCGCCGCGCGTGGGCCGGGACGTGGTGCTGCCGGTGGCCTACGACGGCCCGGACCTGGACCTGGTGGCCCGCACGGCCGGGCTGAGCACCGCCGAGGTGGTCGAGCTGCACACCGGCGCCGAGTACACCGTGGCCTTCTGCGGGTTCGCGCCCGGCTTCGGCTACCTCACCGGCCTGCCCGAGGCACTGCGCCAGCCCCGCCTGGAGTCCCCGCGCGAGGCCGTGCCCGCGGGCTCGGTGGGCATCGCCGGGGAGTACACCGGGGCCTACCCGCGCTCCTCGCCCGGCGGCTGGCGCCTGATCGGGCGGACCGCGGTGACGCTGTTCGACGTCGACCGCGACCCGCCCGCACTGCTCGCCCCCGGTGACCGGGTGCGCTTCGAGCGTCAGCGGTAG
- a CDS encoding asparaginase has product MSTELVEVVRSGFRECVHRGSVVIVRPDGVLRHVRGDGRHVILPRSSSKPFQVLGGLRCGLDLPDDVDVALAAGSHNGEPEQVARVRAILAKHGLSEDDLLCPPDLPIHPASADAVLATGGKAERVTMNCSGKHAAMLATCVQRGWSTSDYLDPSHPLQVTIRDTTAELGEEAVTVTAVDGCGAPQFGMSLRAMARAFGRLAQAAEGTHEHRVAAAMRAHPYFVAGTGREDTLLMEAVPGLLSKAGAEGVYGAALPDGTAIALKIDDGHHRARLPVMVGALRFLGVDTPGLAELAEETIKGGGRPVGSARLLPGVF; this is encoded by the coding sequence TTGAGCACCGAACTGGTCGAGGTCGTCCGTTCCGGTTTCCGGGAGTGCGTGCACCGCGGTTCGGTGGTCATAGTCCGGCCTGACGGCGTGCTGCGGCACGTGCGCGGCGACGGTCGGCACGTCATCCTGCCCCGCTCCTCCAGCAAGCCGTTCCAGGTGCTGGGCGGGCTGCGCTGCGGGCTGGACCTGCCCGACGACGTCGACGTGGCGCTCGCGGCGGGCTCGCACAACGGCGAGCCCGAACAGGTGGCCAGGGTGCGCGCGATCCTGGCCAAGCACGGCCTGTCCGAGGACGACCTGCTCTGCCCGCCGGATCTGCCCATCCACCCGGCCAGCGCGGACGCGGTGCTCGCGACGGGCGGCAAGGCCGAGCGCGTCACCATGAACTGCTCCGGCAAACACGCGGCCATGCTGGCCACCTGCGTGCAGCGTGGCTGGAGCACCTCCGACTACCTCGACCCCTCGCACCCGCTCCAGGTGACCATCCGGGACACCACGGCCGAGCTGGGCGAGGAGGCCGTCACGGTGACCGCGGTGGACGGCTGCGGCGCCCCGCAGTTCGGCATGTCGCTGCGGGCGATGGCCAGGGCGTTCGGCAGGCTCGCGCAGGCCGCCGAGGGCACCCACGAGCACCGGGTGGCCGCCGCCATGCGCGCGCACCCGTACTTCGTCGCGGGCACCGGCCGGGAGGACACGCTCCTGATGGAGGCGGTGCCCGGGCTGCTGTCCAAGGCGGGCGCGGAGGGCGTGTACGGCGCGGCCCTGCCGGACGGCACCGCGATCGCGCTGAAGATCGACGACGGCCACCACCGGGCCCGGCTGCCCGTGATGGTGGGCGCGCTGCGCTTCCTCGGTGTGGACACCCCGGGACTGGCCGAGCTGGCCGAAGAGACGATCAAGGGCGGCGGGCGGCCGGTGGGCAGCGCGCGGCTGCTGCCCGGGGTCTTCTAG
- a CDS encoding HdeD family acid-resistance protein produces MGELLLRRWWLVVVRGVAAILFGVLGLVWPGLTLLALVFLFAFYTLLDGVVAVAGAVAHREAAGADRWLVGLLGAAGVVTGLVALMWPDITALVLLFLIAAWAVVTGVLEIVSGWQLRKVITGELLLFVSGALSVVLGLLLFAFPGQGALALVVTIAAFAILWGIVLVMLGVRLRKLGRELAVTQDTNPR; encoded by the coding sequence ATGGGTGAGCTCCTGCTGCGGCGGTGGTGGCTGGTTGTCGTGCGCGGCGTGGCCGCGATCCTGTTCGGCGTGCTGGGTCTGGTCTGGCCCGGGCTCACGCTGCTGGCCCTGGTGTTCCTGTTCGCCTTCTACACGTTGCTGGACGGTGTGGTGGCGGTGGCCGGCGCGGTGGCGCACCGCGAGGCGGCCGGGGCGGACCGGTGGCTCGTGGGACTGCTCGGCGCGGCCGGGGTGGTGACCGGGTTGGTGGCCCTCATGTGGCCGGACATCACCGCGCTGGTGCTGCTGTTCCTGATCGCGGCGTGGGCCGTGGTGACCGGGGTGCTGGAGATCGTCAGCGGGTGGCAGCTGCGGAAGGTCATCACCGGGGAGCTGCTGCTGTTCGTCAGCGGGGCGCTGTCGGTGGTGCTGGGCCTGCTGCTGTTCGCCTTCCCCGGACAGGGGGCCCTGGCGCTGGTCGTCACGATCGCCGCGTTCGCCATCCTGTGGGGGATCGTGCTGGTGATGCTGGGGGTTCGGCTGCGGAAGCTGGGCCGGGAACTCGCTGTGACCCAGGACACAAATCCTCGTTGA
- a CDS encoding Fur family transcriptional regulator, producing MDSAPEALRRTLHERGLRMTPQRQLVLDAIASLEHATPEQIHADVRRITPSVNITTVYRTLELLERLGVVRHTHLGHGAPVYSLDEHEHVHLVCHRCGEVDEVPCEALAELGEALRAAKGFRLDPSHLALSGVCGRCGASE from the coding sequence GTGGACAGCGCGCCGGAGGCACTGCGCCGCACCCTGCACGAGCGCGGGCTGCGCATGACCCCGCAGCGGCAGCTGGTGCTGGACGCGATCGCGAGCCTCGAACACGCCACCCCGGAACAGATCCACGCCGATGTGCGGCGGATCACACCGTCGGTCAACATAACCACGGTCTACCGGACGTTGGAACTGTTGGAGCGGCTCGGCGTGGTCCGGCACACCCACCTCGGCCACGGCGCGCCGGTGTACTCCCTGGACGAGCACGAACACGTGCACCTGGTCTGCCACCGCTGCGGCGAGGTCGACGAGGTGCCGTGCGAGGCGCTGGCGGAGCTGGGCGAGGCGTTGCGGGCGGCGAAGGGCTTCCGCCTGGACCCGAGCCATCTGGCACTGTCCGGGGTGTGTGGCAGGTGTGGTGCGAGTGAGTGA
- a CDS encoding DUF3073 domain-containing protein — translation MGRGRAKAKQAKVARELKYSSVPTDFDALQRELSGGKSDADRSDEDRVDDSYDDGYDERR, via the coding sequence ATGGGGCGCGGCCGTGCCAAGGCCAAGCAGGCGAAGGTGGCGCGAGAGCTCAAGTACAGCTCCGTCCCCACGGACTTCGACGCCCTGCAGCGAGAGCTGTCGGGTGGCAAGTCCGATGCCGATCGGTCCGATGAGGACCGAGTCGATGACTCGTACGACGACGGATACGACGAACGGCGTTGA
- a CDS encoding RsiG family protein, whose amino-acid sequence MMEVRPGGRRRIDRVLAPDFAQDCEQLPLNDVRALRDDAAQEETDLSYLRRLLHARIDIVHAEQQRRRDGGSTSVVEQLVAILAKNAVGPATGLGRYQTQEPSRAEAHRRHVETLVSDVDLSDVTSLSDDKLLETLRAYRAEEEAVSRYRREVQLVVDRLNEEIARRYRDGGASVDELLDAQRSRQPVEPREQE is encoded by the coding sequence GTGATGGAGGTCCGCCCGGGTGGGCGCCGGCGCATCGATCGGGTGCTCGCCCCGGACTTTGCCCAGGACTGCGAGCAGCTGCCGCTGAACGACGTGCGCGCGCTGCGGGACGACGCCGCCCAGGAGGAGACCGACCTCTCCTACCTGCGGAGGCTGTTGCACGCCCGCATCGACATCGTGCACGCCGAGCAGCAGCGTCGTCGGGACGGCGGGTCGACCTCCGTGGTCGAACAGCTGGTCGCGATCCTCGCCAAGAACGCGGTGGGCCCGGCGACGGGCCTGGGCCGGTACCAGACGCAGGAGCCCTCGCGGGCCGAGGCGCACCGGCGGCACGTGGAGACCCTGGTGTCCGACGTCGACTTGTCGGATGTCACATCGCTCTCCGATGACAAGCTGCTGGAGACGCTGCGAGCCTATAGAGCCGAGGAAGAGGCCGTGTCCAGGTACCGGCGCGAGGTTCAGCTGGTCGTGGACCGGCTGAACGAGGAGATCGCGCGGCGGTACCGCGACGGCGGCGCCTCGGTGGACGAGCTGCTCGACGCCCAGCGGTCGCGGCAGCCGGTGGAGCCGCGCGAACAGGAGTAG